From Longimicrobium sp.:
GTTGAAGGTCTGGAAGACGAAGCCGATCTCGCGGTTGCGGATGCGAGCCAGGTCGTCGTCCTTCATCCCCGCCACGGGCTGGCCGTTGAGCACGTAGTCGCCGGCGCTCGGCGTGTCCAGGCAGCCGATCAGGTTCATGAACGTGGACTTGCCCGAGCCGGACGGGCCCATGATGGCCACGTACTCGTTGCGCTCGATCACCAGGTCCACTCCGCGGAGGGCGCGCACGGTCTCCGCGCCCATCACGTACTGCTTCTGGAGCCCGCGGACCTCGATCAGCGCGGTGGTCACTTCGCCCCCTTCGCCTTCGCCTGCTCCCCTTCCTTGGGCGTCTCCACCCGCACCGCGTCGTCGTCCTGCAGGTCGCGCACGGCCTGGTAGCTGCCGGAGACGACCGTCTCGCCGCCGCGGAGCCCCTTGCGGATCTCGAAGTAGCGGTCGCCGGCGATGCCGATCTCCACCGGCACCCAGTCCGCCTTCCCGTCGCGCATCACGAACACGCCCATCACCTCGTTGGCGCGGCGCGAGCGCTTGTCGGCCTCCACCTGCGCGGCGGGCTGCTCCGCGTCGCCGTCGTCGTCCGCGTCCTGCGAGAACTTCTTCCCCTCGCGGTCGCGCACCGTCAGCGCGATGATGGGCACCGAGAGCACGTTGCGGCGCGACTCCGTAACCACGTCGGCCGTGGCGGAGAGGTCGGGGCGCAGCGAGGCGGGTGGGTTGTCCAGGGTGATGACCACCTCGAAGTCCACCGACTGCTGGTCGCTGGCGCCGGCCTGCCCGGCGGCGGTCTGCACCGCGCTGTTGCCGATGCGGGTCACGCGGCCGCTGAAGCTCTGGTCAGGGAAGGCGTCGATGCGCACCGCCGCGCTGTCGCCGATGCTCACGTTGGGGACCTCGGTCTCGTCGACCTTGATCTTGGCCTCCATGACGCTCAGGTCCGCCACCGTCAGCAGCAGCGAGCCGGGGTTGTTCATCGTCCCCACCACCGCCGTCTCCCCTTCCTCGATGTTGAGGCGGGTGACGCGGCCGCTCATCGGCGCCACGATGGTGGTCTTGGAAAGGTTGTCGCGCGCCTCGCTGAGGGCGGCCTGCGCCTGCGCCACGGCGTAGCGGGCGGCCTGCAGCTCGGCGCCGGCCACGTTCCCCTGCGTGCGCGCCTGGTCCAGGTCCTGTGCGGAGATCAGCTGGTCCTTGCCCTGCGACAGCATCTCCGCGCGGCGCGCGTCGTTCTGCGCTTTCAGGAGTTGCGCGCGGGCCTGCGCCTCGCGTGCGCGGGACTGCGCCACCGCCGCCTCGGCGCGGCGCACCGCGCTCTGGTACTGGCTGGGGTCGATGCTGATGAGGAGCGCGCCCCGGTCCACCCACTGCCCCTCCTCCACCGCCACCCGGATCACCCGGCCCGGGATGTCGGCCGAGATGTCCACCTTGCGCTTCGGCTCGATCTTGCCGCTGGCCGTCACCACCGACACCAGGTCGCGCCGCGCCACCACCTCGGTGCGCACCAGCGCGCCGCTGGGGCCGCGCTTGGCCACCGCCACCCCGGCCAGCCCGCCCACGGACGCCAGGATCGCCACCCCGATGATGATCTTCTTGCTCGACATCGTCACTAATTTCCTCTACCGGCAGGGGCCGGTGCGTCAGCGAAGGGAGCGTCCGACCAGCGCTTCGAGCGCGGCCAGCGACTTGTGGAAGTTGTACACGGCGTCGATGCGGGCGCGCTCGGCCTCACGAAGCGAGGTCAGCGCGTCGGTGACCTCCACGGAGCTGGTCGCGCCGAAGCGGAAGCGCTCCTGCGCCAGCCGCAGCTCCTCGCCGGCGCGCTGCACCACCTGCTCCTGCAGCTGGGCGGCGCCGTACGCGGTGCGCAGCGAGAGCAGCGCGGTTTCCACGTTGGTGCGAAGCTGCAGCTCCTGCATGCGCACCTGGAGCTCGGCGTCCTGCGCGCTCACCCGCGCCTCCTCGATCCGCCGCTCGCGCTGCAGGCCGTTGAAGATGGGGAGCGAGAAGCTGAGGCCGGCCGAGAGCGGCTGCCGCTCGTAGCCAAAGGGGAAGCGCGGGTTGGCGTCTCTGACGGAGCCGCGCACGCTGTCCGCCACGGCCGGGTTGTTCACGTCGAACTGGCCGCAAGGCCGCTGCGGCTGCCCCAGCAGCGGGGCGAGCTGGTTCGACTGCAGGCACCCCTCGTAGCGGGCGCCGGTGTTGTCCAGCGCCGATTGGTAGAGCGGGTTCAGGTTGCCGGCGCTGTACACCGACCCCCGGAAGCCCGCGCTGAAGCCGAGCGTGGGAAGGTACTGCGAGCGCGCCGCCCGGATCCCCGTACGCGCCGCCGAGACGTTGGCGCGCGCCGAAGCCAGGTTGGGGTTGTTCGCCTGCGCCATCGCCACCAGCTCCTCCGCCGTCCAGCGCGGCTCGAACAGGGTGAAGTTGGAGGTGAGTCGCGTGTCCGCCGGGATGGAGCGGCCCATCGCCAGCCCCAGCCGCAGCACCTCGGTGGCGTGCGCGTTCCGCTGCTGCAGGAGCGCCACCTCGGCCTGGCCGCGCTGCACCTCGGCGCGGCGCACGTCCAGCGGCGTCCCCGCGCCCACCTCCAGGCGGGCCTTGGCAAGGCGCTCGTGCTCGATGGTGCGGGCCACCTCGCGCTCCGCCTGCGCGGCCAGCTCGCCGGCCTGCAGGGCGGTGAGGTACTGCTGCGCCACCTGGCTCACCATGTTGGCCTCGAACCCTTCCACCCGCCGCGCCGTCGCGTTCTCCTGCGCCCGAGCGATGCGGGGCTGCATCAGCTTGGCGCCGCTCAGCTCGTACCCGATCCCCACGTAGTAGCCGCTGGAGTAGTACTGCGGCCGCACGCCGAACACCTCGCTCCCGAAGCGCTGCACGCCGGGCCCCGTGTAGCCGAAGTCGGCCTGGGCGTTGGCGGAGGGAAGGTAGAGGTCGGCGCGGGCGGAGCGGACGGCGGCGCGGGTGCCGCGCTGGTCGTTGCGCTGGGCCAGCAGGTCCGGGTTACCGGTGCGGGCCGTGGTGATGGCCTCTTCGAGGGTGAGCCCGCCCTGGTGCGGAGCGGGCTGCTGGCCGGTGGGCTGCTGCGCGGCGAGCGGCGAGGCGAGGACGGCCAGGGCCGCGAAGACCAGGGCGCCCGTGTGGCGGCGGTGGCTGTGCATAGGAAGTTGCCGGTGAAGTGCGGATACTGCGCGTGCGAGTGCACCGCGGATGGCGCCCCCTACGGGGTGCCGGAGAGAGAAGTTTCAGCGGGTTCGCGCGCCCCGGCGCCCGGGGAGAGATCCCCGTGGACGCTGGGCGTTACTGCATGAAGTATAGCGGTTTACGGCCCTTTTTCCAACATTTCAGCGCCCCGCGATCAGCCCCGCCACCGCGGAGATGGCGAAGAAGACGCCAAAGATCACGCCCGCCGCGGCGGCCATCGACACCTTGCCGCGGTTGACTGCGGCCACGCCCAGCGCCACCACCGCGAGCCACCAGATGTTGAATACGGCCAGCGCCTGCAGCAGCGAGCGCACCACCCCCTTGGGAAGGTCCGGCGCCAGCAGCGCCGCGGAGAGCTGCGTCGTCATGTCGCCGGTCACGATCCAGATCGGAAGCGTCACGACCAGCCCGAGTGCGCTGATCAGCGCCGCGTGCGAGACCACGCCGCGGTACTGCGCAAAGGTCGCCTCGCCGCCCATCATCACCCCGAACACCAGTTTCAGCAGTCCGGCCACGATGAAGGCGGTCAAGAAAGTGCCGATGAACGCGCCGATCGGCGCCGATATGCGGCTGTAGCGCGCCATCGTCTCGGCGCTCATGGCTTCACGGGCCCTGGGGTCCGTCATGTTGTTCAGCGCCTCGCGCGAGGATTCCAGCCACACCTCGCTCGGGATCAGGACCATGGCGGCGGTGGTGACCAGCGCCGCCACCATGAGCACGTCCACCCAGGGCGGCGCGGTCCCGAGGCGCGAGAACAGCTCGCCGGGGGATACAAAGGTGTCCAGGATGCGGCGCCCGAGCGAGCCGGGGCCCGTGGCCTCCGCTTCGGAATGGACGGATGTGTGCGCTTCGATGGAGGACATGACCGTATGAGGAGGTTTTTGGGGCGGTGCGGAGGGAAGCCACAATCTAACGCCGATGCGCGCCGGAGGTAATTCCCTCGGCGTCCGGTACGTGGCCGGGCATCCCGATTGTTTCACGCGGAGCCGTGGAGGGAGAGTTCGCTGCGGATACACGGTGCTCAGAGTACGAGGATCGGATATGTGTCAAGCACCTCTTCGCCGATCGCGCTTCCGTGCAGCGGCTCCGGGGGTTCCGCTCCGGCGATCTTGTGCGCCGCGCGGTCGAACACCGCCCAGCAGAGGCGACTCGGGTCCCATCGTGAACGGTACTGGATGCCGTCGACGTACGGCAACGTCGCATGCACTTCCGCGGAGAGCGCCTGGCACTCATCGTACGCGCCCGCGTGTGCCCGCTCCGCCCCGATACCGAACTCGGGGAGGCGCCTCCCCTCGAACTGGAGCACCTGGAGCTTCTCCGAGAGCCGCACGCGTGAGACCACGCAACTCTTCCAATCTGCCCGCCGTACCGTGCAGCGTGAGGTGCCTCGTATGAGGGTCTCCAGCACGGTCACTCCTGGAGTCTCACCTAAATAGAGCACGCCGAAGCCGAGCGCCGGATCGTCGAAGCGGCCCATAGCCGTAGCTCTCGGTCCAAACCAGATCGCGCCCAGGTCTCTCCGGTGCAGCCTCCAGAGGGCACGCGACACCGGAACTCCCACGACCGGAGGCTTTGCAGATAATGCGATCGCCATCAGGACGCGACGTGGTGTCCGTACGTAGCGATCCTGTTGAGCATGTCCTCGCGTACCTCGGGCCGGTCCAGCGCGTCGAGGATGACCGTATCCTTGGAACCGGGAACGGGATCGAGCAGGATCGAAAGAAGAACCCACGGGCTCATCGCGCTGCCCGCGCGCAGCACTTCGGCAAGGCCGGGGCGCAGCTCTCCATCCTGGAACTGTCGTGCGGGAAAGCCCCACTCACCGCCTGAGAGCGGAACGGCGAGTATCCCGCTCCGGCTGCGGCGGAGGTTCACGCCGGACTGCGTTATCCCGAGCAGCTTCGCGACCTGGCCGGACGAGAAGCAGCCACCCGACTCCTGGATCATCTCCTGCTTCGCGACTGCCCCTCGAGCCAGCGCCCGCGTCATCGCCGTCTCCTTGCGCAGCCCGACGTCCGGAGACGCGTTCAGGACCTCGACGATCGTCCCCGCGGCCGTCGAAGCCCCCACCGCATGCTGAAGCTGCTCCGGCGTCATGCGCTTGAGCGCGGCGCGGAAGACCTCCAGCGCCCGGCTTTGCAGCGACTGCTCGATCCCTTCACGAAACGACTTCGCAGAAACGCGCTTCTTCTTTGCGCGCGCCGAGCCCACTCCGGCATCCTGGTAGAAAACCTGTGTACCCTGCTGCCCCTGGAACATCTTGAACGCATCCGTCTGCTTCTCGCGTACGGCAACGCGCTTCGTTCCACGCGGGATGCCATAAGTGTACGCAGCCTTGCCACGCGGCCCCGTCACCGGCTCTGCGGCAGCGCCCTTGCCCTCGCCTGGATCGAGTGCCTTTTCGCCGTATGCCTTCCGCGCCATCCTGTCCCGCCTTGTATCTGTTGTATATCCACTAGTAATGCACATCTACAAGTTACGCGTTGGCCTTCCATCGAGCAACCCTAAAGAAACAGCGCCCGTGCAGGAGTTTGCACGGGCGCTGTTCGATCGACTCGGGATGCTGGCCGAGTTCGCTACCGCGGGATCTCGGTGCGGACGGCGCGGTAGCCGCGGTCGGGGATCTCGACGCGGATGACGCGGTTGAGGGCATCCACCCAGACGTGCTGGACGCCGGCACCGGCGGGCTGCACCACGAGGTGGTAGAGGCTCACCTGCGTACCGTTGATGTCCACGCGCTCCTCGCCGCGCGAGGTGACGGTGGCCATCACCTGGCGGTTCTCGCGGGGGACGATGATGGGCACGCGCCCGGAGCGGAGCCGCTGGGCCAGGAAGAAGTAGTGGTGCGCCACTCCCTCATCGAGCACCAGCGCGCCGGTGCTGGCGGCGTACTCGCGGAGCTGCTCGCCGGCAGCGGTCACGATGCGGGCGCTGAAGCGGCCACCGCCCACGTTGCCCACGATCTTGCGGGGCGAGTCGCCGCCGACGTCCACCTGGTAGGATGCGGGGTCGGCGGAGAGCCCGCGTGCGCGGAGGCGTGGGGTCAGCTCCAGCGTCCCGCTCTCCAGGCGCAGCGCGACGCGGCCGTTGGCGGTGAACTCGGAGGTCTCGCCGCTGCCGATCTGGCGGATGGTGAACTCCTCCGTCCCCACTTCGCGGTCGCCCACGTAGACGCGAAAGGTCCCCTGGTCCGATCCGCCGGACTGGGCCCCGGCCGAAACCGGCGCCAGCGCCGCGAGTGCCGCGAGCGCGATCCGGACGAGCTTCGTACTTTGCTTGGTCATCATCATCTCCCGGGGACGCCGCGGCGCCCCGTCATGTGAAGTCCCGCCCGTGCGGGTTCCATAAGGTCGTACCCCGCGGGGGAGCATGGTGTTTCCCATGCAAGGCGCGGGCTCCCCCGCGAGAGCAGAGGAACGGCGCCTCACACAGAGGCCACGGAGAAAACCGCAAGACGCAGAGAACCCTTCCCGCTGTTCTTTCGTTTCCCTCTGTGTCTCCGTCTGAAACCGCCGTTCCTCGTCTCACTCCTCCTCATCGCGCGGCGGAGCGATGAAGACCTTGTGACGTATCTTCTGGAGGATATGTTCGTACATGCGCCGCCCTTTCTCCGCCGTGGCACGGGTAGGCTCGCCCACGGAGCCGGGGCAGCCGGCGGGAAGGCGCTTCAGCTGGCCGCGGGTGAAGCGGCGGAACTCGTCCGCGTCCATGCGGAAGTCCCTGGCGTCCTCCATCCTCACCCGCTCGGGGTGCAGGTGGAGGAGGATCGAGGTCAGCGCCTCGCCCCCGTGCTCGGGCCCCCCCGACCCCTCCACGAATTGAGACAGGTCCACAGAGAGCGCGTCCACCACTCGGACCCGTGCGTGAGGCGCCCGGATGGTGGCGATGGCCTCCACGTGCGGGTCGTGCGGCGAGGCGGTGATGGCGATGAACTCGTTGAAGCCGTGCGCCGCCCACGCCGCCGCCACCTCGTTGAGCGCGCGGTGCAGCGTCTTTGCGCGCAGCGCCGCCGTGCCCGCGTAGTCCGCTTCGGCGGGGACGTTGACGCCGAACGGGAAGACCGGCGCGCGCAGGACGCCGAACTCCCGCGCCAGGTCGTCCGCCAGCGCCTCCACCACGCGGGTGCCGGCGCCCAGCGGCAGGTGCGGCCCGTACTGGTCGCACACGCCGATGGGGAGGATCAGCCGCCGCTCCGTGGCCACGCGCGCGGCCACCTCGCTCCAGGGAAGGTCGTTGAGGGCATAGGCCGGGTGTGCGGGACGGGGTTCGGGGGTCATGCTGCGCTGGGCTGAGAGGGTGCGGCGCCCGCAGGCGCTCGCCTGGGCCGCGGCGTGGGGCGCCACGCTGTCGCTGGCCGCGTGGATCCTCCTGCTGTCGCCGGTGTGGCTCGCCGTCGCCACGGCTGGGGGCATTCTCTGGGCCGCGCTGGCGCGCGAGGTGGCTCCCCGGTGGCGCTGGAGCGTGGCGATGGCGCTCGCGCTGGGCGTCAGTATAGGGGCATCGTTCCAGTTGCGCCTGGGGGAAGGGGCGCGCAGCTGGGAGCGCGTGCGCTTCGCCGCCGAAAACCGCGTCGGCGCCGAGGTCAAGCAGGGCCTCGACGACATGTTCGACCGCGACACCCTGGCCGTGGCGGAGGCGGCGCGTGCGGCCGGTAGCGCGCGGGCGGCGAACGCGGCCCTTTTCGCGCGCATGGAGCGGATCCGGCGCGAGCGCAACGTCACCGCGCTGGCCGTGTACGAGCCAGACGGTTCGCCGCTGGTGTGGGCGGGGGAGCATCGCGGCACCGTACCGGATTCGGTGCGCGCGGGGCACCACTTCTACTCG
This genomic window contains:
- a CDS encoding ATP-binding cassette domain-containing protein is translated as MTTALIEVRGLQKQYVMGAETVRALRGVDLVIERNEYVAIMGPSGSGKSTFMNLIGCLDTPSAGDYVLNGQPVAGMKDDDLARIRNREIGFVFQTFN
- a CDS encoding efflux RND transporter periplasmic adaptor subunit, giving the protein MSSKKIIIGVAILASVGGLAGVAVAKRGPSGALVRTEVVARRDLVSVVTASGKIEPKRKVDISADIPGRVIRVAVEEGQWVDRGALLISIDPSQYQSAVRRAEAAVAQSRAREAQARAQLLKAQNDARRAEMLSQGKDQLISAQDLDQARTQGNVAGAELQAARYAVAQAQAALSEARDNLSKTTIVAPMSGRVTRLNIEEGETAVVGTMNNPGSLLLTVADLSVMEAKIKVDETEVPNVSIGDSAAVRIDAFPDQSFSGRVTRIGNSAVQTAAGQAGASDQQSVDFEVVITLDNPPASLRPDLSATADVVTESRRNVLSVPIIALTVRDREGKKFSQDADDDGDAEQPAAQVEADKRSRRANEVMGVFVMRDGKADWVPVEIGIAGDRYFEIRKGLRGGETVVSGSYQAVRDLQDDDAVRVETPKEGEQAKAKGAK
- a CDS encoding TolC family protein; protein product: MHSHRRHTGALVFAALAVLASPLAAQQPTGQQPAPHQGGLTLEEAITTARTGNPDLLAQRNDQRGTRAAVRSARADLYLPSANAQADFGYTGPGVQRFGSEVFGVRPQYYSSGYYVGIGYELSGAKLMQPRIARAQENATARRVEGFEANMVSQVAQQYLTALQAGELAAQAEREVARTIEHERLAKARLEVGAGTPLDVRRAEVQRGQAEVALLQQRNAHATEVLRLGLAMGRSIPADTRLTSNFTLFEPRWTAEELVAMAQANNPNLASARANVSAARTGIRAARSQYLPTLGFSAGFRGSVYSAGNLNPLYQSALDNTGARYEGCLQSNQLAPLLGQPQRPCGQFDVNNPAVADSVRGSVRDANPRFPFGYERQPLSAGLSFSLPIFNGLQRERRIEEARVSAQDAELQVRMQELQLRTNVETALLSLRTAYGAAQLQEQVVQRAGEELRLAQERFRFGATSSVEVTDALTSLREAERARIDAVYNFHKSLAALEALVGRSLR
- a CDS encoding YIP1 family protein, coding for MSSIEAHTSVHSEAEATGPGSLGRRILDTFVSPGELFSRLGTAPPWVDVLMVAALVTTAAMVLIPSEVWLESSREALNNMTDPRAREAMSAETMARYSRISAPIGAFIGTFLTAFIVAGLLKLVFGVMMGGEATFAQYRGVVSHAALISALGLVVTLPIWIVTGDMTTQLSAALLAPDLPKGVVRSLLQALAVFNIWWLAVVALGVAAVNRGKVSMAAAAGVIFGVFFAISAVAGLIAGR
- a CDS encoding RES family NAD+ phosphorylase; this encodes MAIALSAKPPVVGVPVSRALWRLHRRDLGAIWFGPRATAMGRFDDPALGFGVLYLGETPGVTVLETLIRGTSRCTVRRADWKSCVVSRVRLSEKLQVLQFEGRRLPEFGIGAERAHAGAYDECQALSAEVHATLPYVDGIQYRSRWDPSRLCWAVFDRAAHKIAGAEPPEPLHGSAIGEEVLDTYPILVL
- a CDS encoding creatininase family protein, giving the protein MTPEPRPAHPAYALNDLPWSEVAARVATERRLILPIGVCDQYGPHLPLGAGTRVVEALADDLAREFGVLRAPVFPFGVNVPAEADYAGTAALRAKTLHRALNEVAAAWAAHGFNEFIAITASPHDPHVEAIATIRAPHARVRVVDALSVDLSQFVEGSGGPEHGGEALTSILLHLHPERVRMEDARDFRMDADEFRRFTRGQLKRLPAGCPGSVGEPTRATAEKGRRMYEHILQKIRHKVFIAPPRDEEE